The Vicia villosa cultivar HV-30 ecotype Madison, WI unplaced genomic scaffold, Vvil1.0 ctg.000114F_1_1, whole genome shotgun sequence DNA window CTTCTGGGCAACTGAACCTGGTTTCGAGTACATTTCCGCTTCTTCTACATAGCGGTTTTGAGTGAAACTAGACCATTTCTCCCATGCCAGTGTCTCTGTCATGAACCTCCCAAATGAAATTGATTGTCCCAGTGCATGATTTGTGTTGTTCTGTCAAATTCACAAGTTTCATAAAACATAATATGTAACTTGCGGAAAATATTTCTGATGTAATTTAAAGTTGTAAACAAAACGCGACTCGTCTACATAAACTACTTTAAATCTAAACCTACTTCAATTGAGCTAAATACAATTACTACATAATACAATCTATTTTCAACATAACCCAATCAAGCATCAAAGATTATCATAGAAACAAAAAAAGTTATCAAGTACATGAAAAATCAGTTACAAGGGTTTCCAAAAGTaggcaaaaataatatttaaaaaagtatttttattattatttgcacCCCCAAAAAACTTCAAAGATTCACAAGCATTTAATAAGCAAAATCTCAACTTCATGAAAATCACTTAAAAGGGTTCTACACATTTAAGAGATTATAGTAATTTAATGTTACCAAATCATAAATAAACACCAAATTAGGAAATTTCATTTCTCTTTACTCATATTCTTTTCATAAACTACATGCATGAATAAAAGTGGAAGTTAAAACTTAAAGGTGACTAATGAATGAACTTTACCTCATTGACTTCATTGGAAATTCCAGAAGCATAACAAAACGGTTGCATGAGACAAGCTGAGTCTCCCATGTTGTtgctgtttttctttttcactccaACGTTAAAAAACTTGACAAGATCCAAACTTTGTGACAATTATTGTGACCCTGTTTATTTAGTTGCATTATTTTATTAGTAGGAGtatattcattttatgtagccgTTTGATTAGTGCTACAGTACACAttcaaatttgaaatttgaaatgtaAAGAAAGACATGTGTGTGaatgatgtggaaaacagaaccTTTAACAGAATTCTTAAAAAGtgtgatgttgttgttggtggtgcTGTGTGTATCTTGTCTTGTTTCCAAAGTGTGTGGGGTCCACCAACAACAAATTGTTTAGAGGAGCCTCACTccttttaattaaattgtttaactaCAGTTAAATTAGTTGACTAATAGATAAttacaattaatattattaaaaaatcaagagagtaaaaaaattgaacaacatgatatacaaattttttaagagatgatattttataaatattaacaacttaatacataaatataaatagatACTATGTCAGAGATTAAACATTGAACCAACAATTTACATTCATTTAATTAAACTATCGCATTGTAAAGAGATATTCTATCCATCCGgatacaattataaattaattgattCTCGATTCAATTTTGAGATCGTATTATCATTTATAAACAATACTTAGTCAGAACCATGACCTCTCGGTACGAATTCTAAATAACTATGGTCCATTCCCCTAGGAACCAGAGcgtatgaagaaaaaaaagtgtataccaattttaaaataaaaaattgtgtgGAAAGTATTTTTAAAGTTTTTACCAAATtgattatagaatttttttttttttaacaattttttttatctcattaacatgttgtcatttttttaatattggttTGAGCCCACATTGTGAAAAGTGTTTGAAAAAAATCTTATCACTTTATGTTGTCGATTTGTTATGTTGGCTTGTTTGAATTGTTGAACCATCAATTTAAACTGATGTTTGTTCTTGTTGAACACCGTGGAAGAAGTTTCTTTAATAGAATTAATTGTTCTATTAATAAATAGGAGTATAGATGAAAATAATAAGGAAGGTATGCACATGTTTTTAAAGTATGTTTTCAGTGTTCAAGTGTTAAATGTTGATTAGACACCAAATAGGATCGAATTGGTCAGTTATACCAGTTGAATTGAGAATGGAAAGGTTAATTGGTCTAATCTAATGGTTAGATTGAATAAACTATTAAATAAATGAGAACTGGTCAGAATTGACTAAAGTCGTTAAAATCGATGAAACGACCGTTTTAAAAAATCGACGGGTTAAATActtgtttttttaaaagataaaacgacgtgttttgataatttttttaaaaaattaaaatataaatagagtTTGTTCAATTTAGAACAATTTTTCTTTCGGATTTAtattttgttctattttattgTGTGTAATGATTacgtataaaatttaaatttaagtgtAATGATTATGtatagaatttaaatttaaaaaattactgATATTTTGTAGgtgttataatattttttaggcttaattgcaactttggtccccctattttgtatttttctcgattttagtccccccatttttaaatccacgattttggtccccttttgAGTTTTCTATTGAAAAAAAGACAGGAATATGGACTAATTTTTGTAGAAAAAAGCAaaatagggggacgaaaattgcacagaaaacttaaaaaggggactagaatagtgatttttaaaatagaaggatcaaaatcaagaaaaagacaaaatagggggactaaagttgcaattaagcctatttTTTTAGAGACAGAGTCTTCCGATTTGAccgatttaataattatatagttGTTATTCACGCGGATTTATTCATGCGGTTTGACTAATGACTTAATATTTGACCAATAAATCAGTGACACAATATTCTTACCAGTTTGATGACGgtctaatttttaaaacattattttgTTTGTTGTGCTTTATAACCTTCTTCGGTTTTGCTCTTGTCCATCATTAAGGTGAAATCATCCCATAGACTTATAGATGAACTATGAAGTAATAATAACGTGATTTGAGATATTTTCTTTCAAGTATTAActtgtttcttcaaaatcataaaTGTTGATCTATGACCTATCAGCTCACAACTAACACTTTGTCTTCATAACAACTTTAGGGGAAGAGTTCAATTCTCCTCAAGACCATTTAAAATCTCCCAGTTCACATGGTTTACTTCTCAAGACATTCTAATGAATTTAAAGCTCTTGTAAACGGAAAAACAAAAACAGGATTATATGGATTGAATAGAGTAACACTATGAATTACAAATTATATTACACTTTCAAGATCAACATCCAAAGCATCACTTTTGTCTTTATGAACCATATTGTACAAAGAAATTGATGGCTTTAGTCCCAAATTTACCATATGTTGTAAAACAATCTCAGCTTCCTTCAACTTTTCATCCTTGCAAAGAAGACCTATGGTTGAACAAAAACTTGCTACATTTGGAACCATTCCTTTGCCAATCATTTCTTTAATTAACCTAAGAGCCCTATAAGAGCTTCCTTCTTTGCAATAACCATGAATCATTATATCATACATGACACTACTTGGTTCCAACTTTACTTCATCCAATGATTTAAACAGTTTAGATGCTTCTTTCATGCTACCATTCATGCACAACCCATGCATTAGTACACCATATGTATAAACATCTGAAACCAAACCAGATTTCCCCATTAAAGAATGTATCTCAAATGCTTTTTCCATATGATTTATTCTCACAAACCCATTAAGTAGAATTGTATATGTCACTTTTGTAGGAGGAATGTTTCTCTCTTCCATTTCCTTGACCACATTAAGAGCTCCGGCTAAATTTCCAACTTTCGAGTATCCTGCGATCAGAGTATTATATGTCACAACCGTTGGCGATAGTCCATTTGACTTCAATTCATTATATAATCTAACAGCAGTGTCAATCTTTCCAACATCACAATAACCTTTGATCAATGTGTTATATGTAAATATGTTAGGGCTTAGGCCAATACGGCTAACACGATACACCAACTTTACTGCTTCTCCAAGCTTCTTCGTTTGACACAACCCGTTTATCAGAAGGTTGTATGTCATAATACTACATGCTATACCTTTCTCACGCATTTCTTCAAACACGTTAAAAGCTTTATCTATGTTCCCATCATTGCAGTATTCACCGATCACGCAACTGTAAGTATAAACATTAGGCACAATTCCACTTTGCTTCATGTTTTCATACATTTGAAATCCTTCCTTTTGAAGGCCTTGTTTGAAAAACCCATTTATTAATACGCTGTAAGTATGCTGATTGGCAACTAAATCCAATCGTTCCATCTTGCAAAACAACTTCTTTGCTAAATGAACATCACCGTTCTTGCAACAACCATCAATTAATGTAGTGTATATGACAACATTAGGAGACAAACCCATTACTTCCATCATAGCAAGAAGCTGGAAACTTTTCATCAGGTCACCGGCTTCGCAACAACCCTTGATCATGATTCCAAAACTGTAAACATCTAGAACAACCTTGTTCTTTAGCTCGTTGAAGACTAACCATGCTTTGGCAAAACAATTTGATCTGATAAGTAAGTTCAAAAGATTGTTGAATGTGTTTGATATAGGAGCATGGCCCATGTGAATCATCTGGTGCAAGAAATGGAGGGCTTCATCAGGTGACTGAGAATGGACATAAGCATTAACAATTGATTCATAGAGAAGACGGCAGGTTGAACTAGAGGTGAAATGGGTTTGTGTTAGTTGGTCCATAAGTCCAGAGGTGGAGAACATAGAAGAAGAGATTTGACCTGAAATTATGCGCACAAGTACAGATTGAGCTTGGGATTGCATGCCAGAGGAGAGGAGATGATTTAAGATGAATGATACGGATTGGGAGGTGTGTTGAAAGCTTTGACATGTTGAGGAAATGAAGAATGAGAATGCTTTTTCTGGAGGAACTTTCACCATCTTCTGAATCAAAACCAGAGCTTCGTGAGAAGGAGACATATTTCTCTTATCAGTAATACTGTCACCTCTGGCATATAAATAAGTGTATGTTGCATTTTGCACAGTACATAGTAGAAGAAACCCCAACAGCATGTTTCAAATGGTAAACCACATCCATAATTCAGTTGAAGGTTATTGATAACCAAATTTTACACAGGACTAAATACCAACCAAAACAGTTTTCCGTAAAGCAAGTCGCAAATCTCAGCCATCCATTAAAATAGCAATTTATTCTTCGTTTATCATAGTAATCCACTGGGGGACCACTTCCTAACCAGTCCCCTTATTCTGAGCATACTAACTTGTTTCATTTCCTTGAAGTTTGCTTGAGAATACTTTTGTGATATGTGAGTTTCTCTATGTCAGCTGTCTTTGGAAGTACTTTATTCTAATCTGCACAAAAAGGTAAAGATGACGTTTTAAGAAAGGTTCCAGAGGAAATAATCAAAGTAATTAACTAGTCATTAATTACAGTTTTTTGCAAATTTGAAACCCATAAAGTACAATAACTGATGATGGAAAATAAAACATGGTCATGAGTAAAAATAAAATGAAGCCATTAATACAGCACAAAGCAAAGAAAATGGCAGCGGTGACTCTCAACTTGAAACACAAAAAGAAGAAATAACTGAAAAATATTGAGTGGCATCTCCTCCAGCTACTTTATTAAGAATCCAAGCAATTTTAAACAACATAGATAGAATAGAACTATACTTCTAATTTGAAAAATCCAAGGAGATCCCTCAAATCAACAACATATGCATTCTACTAAAGAATAAACCCCATATTCGATCTTAAGTGATTACTATAGCATCATCAAACCCCATAAATTGGCATCACATTAACTAACCAGCCAATTTTTCAAATCCCTATTACTAAAGAATAAACTCCCGCAAATTTAAATTGAGCAAATGATACATACACATCTAAACGAATAATAAACCAATCCTTGAAGCACCTTGACTCAGAACTTGTTAAGATGAACTTTTACTCGACCAAACAAAAATAATACATTCTCAACAAACAGTGTCTATTTGCAAACATGCTACAACAATTATAAACGAGTTATGCGCAAAATCAACATAAGCAAACTCATTgtggcatttcaacaaacaccttgTTTGCAAACTCAAGCCTATGCCATAAGTGTAATTCTCATCAATGGTATCAACAGAAACAAGTCAAGAATAGAAATTAGTTGGGCATTAACAAAATTTGATTACCATTAAATTTTTACCGGAAAAATTAACATCGCTcaaacaatgaaaaaaaaaaagagctatAACAAGAACGCAGCAATGGATGGGTATGAGAGTTACCTTACCGTAAGGAAGAGGAAGATAGATATAGAGAAGTACAATGGCTTTGGTTCTATGAAGAATCTGGATGGCGGCGATTTATCGGAGTTTAACAGCTTTGAGTCGGCGAGCCTTGTCGCGCGGTTGGTGCTGCCACTAGAGGTGGGAAAATTACAGAAATCATCTAAGtaagattttgaaaaatattattaattaaaataagttaaaaCCATTTTACAACGTTTCGGCCAATTTTTGGTTTTATATTTGGAGCAGAATTAATTTTGAGtgagtaaaattgattttgagatgTATAATTACTCTCAAATCAAAATTCTACTCGGGCTTACAATTTGTAACTTTCcattttaaacattatttttccactcaaatttctttttcaaagtcaCTTTAGTCACTTTTGTAGAGTTTTATTAACACAGTTCATTCTGTTACCGAGCAAAGATATAAGATATAGAGACGCAGATTCAAATTCAACATTTCACCTATACATCTTTTTCAAGTCACTTTTGTAGAGTTTTATTAAGACAGTTCATTCAGTAATTGTGCAAAGATATTAGATACAAAGACGCAGATTCAAACTCGCATCATCTCACTTATTATCCTTTTTCAAATCACTTTTGTAAAGttttattaagataattcattcagTAACTGTGCAGAGACATTAGATACAAAGACACAAATTCAAACTTACAACATCTCACTTATACACCTTTTTCAAGTCACTTTTGTAGAGTTTTATTAAGACAGTTCATTCAATAACTATGCAGAGACATTAGATACAAAGACGCGGAATCAAACTCACAACATCTCACTTATACACCTTTTTCTAGTCACTTTTGTAAAGTTTTATCAAGACAGGTCATTCAGTAACTTTGAAGAGACATTAGATACAAAGACACAGAATCAAACTCACAACATCTCACTTATACACCTTTTTCAAGTCACTTTTGTAAAGTTTTATCAAGACAGATCATTCAGTAACTTTGCAGAGACATTGGATACAAAGACGCAGAATCAAACTCACAACATCTCACTTATACACCCTTTTCAAGTCACTTTTGTAAAGTTTTATCAAAACAGATCATTCAGTAACTTTACAGAGACATTGGATACAAAGACGCAAAATCAAACTCACAACATCTCACTTATACACCTTTAAAGATTGAAATTAAGACCGAAGATCACTAAGCTACTTGATCAATAAAAACTCTAAATTCATCTCTTTTCACTATATAACCAATTGTATAACCAAACACAAGCTTCAAATATGAATTTTATTCTTTGAACTCTTATCACCGAGTGACACATGAATGCAATATTTATCTGTTGTAAGAAAATCCAACACATTTAACTGTTGTGTTGTAAGAAAATAAACGTCTGCAAATCCTACATCAACGGACAAAAGACGATATTCATCAACGGACAAAAGGACGATATTGTTAGATTGGATACTAACACCAAAATTCGAACACTAGAATTTGAATTTCTATTGGTTATTAACATTTCGTCTGTCTCCTTATGATGAAAAAAAGTTGAGTTTGAACTTGTAGGTATCAGCTTCTTGTTCTACATTGTTAAGACCTTATGATTCTTTGGTACAAAATAATACAAACACtctcaaataaagaaaaaaagataCATATATTCCCTTTACAAATTTCTGAATCAAGAACTCTCAAAATTACTTGCTTTGTAGAATGATGTCACACACATGCTCACTCACTCAAGAAACATGCTCTCTAAGCTCTAACCTTGTGATCCTTCCATGGCAGTCTTAAAATTTGGACCAACTCACTTTACGCCGCTAGAACAAAAAAAAGAGCAGGACATTATTTATAAATCAACATCACGGCCGTGCCGATCGCGTCCACTGATATCCATGAATGCTGAATTTGAGCTTCTTCTCCTTCTATTATGATGTTTCATCCTTGTTCTCCCTCTTCTATGACCCGAAAACACTACATAAACTACAACTAAGAAACCGAATCCAGAAAATGCCCATAAGAACACCACCCAAAACCTGAAAGAACTCGGAATCTCATCTTTCTGAACACTTGCTAATTCCTCTGAATGGTTTGTCGAGCTGACGAGATTAGTTTTTGAAACAATACTTGCATCGGTGTTGCCGGTTTCACTTGAAGTTCCACTTTCTTCTGTTTTCTCATCGCCTTTTGTTATCAATAACGAATCAGCAGTAGGACACTTCTTCTTGTGATGAATTTCGAGTGCTTCGTTAAGGGTTTTTCCACATTCTATGCTGAGCATGTCTCGTCGGAAATTCTCGTTATTAGCTTGATCGACAGTTGAGGGATCTGGTGGATCTGGGAATTTGGCCCAGCATCTGTTGACCATGTCAACCTCTCGCCATTCTGCTTTGTCGAAACTCCAGTTCCCGACACTGAATCGCAACCCGTAATGAAAAACTCGATATTTGACATTCAGTGCGGGAACGTATCCCGGGTATATCAGTATCTCACTGCTTATAGTATGCTTTAGTTTCAACTGCATCAAATCAATAAAATCACTCGTTACAGCAacaaatttttttcatatttcaagtatgCATCGTGATAAGAATGTAAAAACAAAATACCTCGGCTGCACCGAACGAGTAACCATACATCTCACTGATCCACCCAGATTCGTATATGTCTCCTGTTATATTTCTTGCATAATGAGCTCTATCAGCTCGAACCTCCTCAGTTTTATGCAGCCATAGCATCGCGAATTTCCGGAGATCATCTATATGCATAATGATCACACCACCAACTTTGTCGCAAGCCTCGGGATGGCTAGTATGTAATTTTGCAAGTTCGTTGTCACAGCCAATAAGGTAGCTGGCACGTAAGATTATTGAAAAGCAGATTAGTCgtcaaatcaaaaaataaaacgaTAAAACAGACATCAAAATAGTgacctatgtgtttgcaaccatGAAAACTGCAGTCATCAACACTGCGTTTAAATCAGCATTGTCAATCACGGAATTCCGCTAAGCAACAGTGCTATATAGCTACAATAGTCAATATTTGACAACATTTAACACTAAATAGTGTATCACGGAACAAAAGCGATTTTTTCATATTCTGCCACGTGACACTCTAACGCCGCTACCCGCCTCTATTTAACAACATCAGTTTAAATTAGGGGTGGTAAACGGCCATGCCCACCCTTCAAAAGCCCGGAATATAGTCGAgggtgcgggcctaaaaccttgggcCGCCCTGCGAAAAAATGATGGCAGGGCGGGGCCACGGGTACTACACCCTCCTAAAGCCCAAATATTCATCTTGATGTGCGCGCTCGCaaaaaaatggggcggggcggggcagGCGGACATATTAGAAGGTGCGGGCCTAAAACATTAGTCCGTCCAGTGAAAAAATGTGGGCAAAACAGGCATGTCCGGCGGGTcaggcccgttttgccacccctagtttaaATCAACATTAGTAGGTCTCATAAACATAAATCCAAGTCACACGAAGCTTACTCGTAAGGAGTTGAAACAGGATGGCCACGGGAAGCTTTGAATTCCCACGGTGTGATTGGGCCTCTCAAGATCATATCAGCATCAAGTATCACTATGTACTCAGCATCGATTTTTACATGATTAAGCCAATGAAGAACAGCAGCTGGCTTATTAATTGCTGGATACCTAAAATGAAACAGAAGAACTATCAGTTTATATCCTTTTCAAAATTAACATTAAATCTCTATAATAAAATGATTTTGACATTCAATAATTTAGATCCTATTTTTAGATATTGTTAAGAAATGCAGAAACTATTTCGAGTTTGTTTACCATAATGAAAATCACTTTAAAAAAATCATCCATCAATAGTGATTTTTAAGAGAAGCTACTCAAAAGAACTTAACAATTACCAATCTCCTGTTAATGGATGACGATTCATGGAAGGAACATAATGAGTAGGAGCCAGATCATGGCCTTTATAATTCCTCAAATCCTCATCGGAGCAGCTAAGTAGTCTGGTTACATTTCCAGGCTGTCCACTCAAACGAAAACTGTGCATAAATCCTACAGTTTGCCAATCGAAGTACTTTGTGCATTCCGTGGAAAAAAGTGTATGGATTTTGGGATGCGGCTTTCCATCATCGTGATCAACGGGTGCTTTGACGATTTGTTCATCCATCATTTTTAAAGTAGCAGGAGTCACATATTTTGGCTTAGTTAGTTCGGCAAAAGATTTGCTTTTTAAAAAGCTCAAGTATTTCGACCATGCTGGCTTTGGACAACCGTTTGCTCCGTGGAGTAATACAAGACCTTCGTTTATAGTGTTTATGCACTCTATACTTATAAATAGACCTCGCCTTCGGTTAGCGTCAAGTTCCAACTGTAATAACTGCAATAAAATGCTTTCTATTATTAGAGAAACTTAGAAAATCTTGATGCCATATGTATGTACACATACAACCTCTATAGCACCCGACACCTATATATAAATTTGTTCGTTCAGTGTCGGTATCAGAAACCGACAACGACACTTGTGATcacgtttaatttattcattttttcaaattattaccgatTTCAACGTGTCAGTGTCGGTGTCGTGTTTCTAGTGTCCGTGTTTCATAGCTTACAACGAACAGAGCATTAGCAAATTACAAATATAACGCGGGTTTTCTTCTCCTACCAGACAATTAGACCatgtagaaaaaataaaaaaaaatttctttctaAACCACATGTTGCATACCTCTTTCGGATAAGGAGGTTCTGGAAAGAGCCGGTTACATTCATAAACAATTCCATCATCATGGTGAGCCAGTTTATTAAATGACCAATTCCCGACACTAAAAGGAAGCCCATAATGAAGAAGAACTGGCTCAATTCCCTCTTGGGGAATATAACCCGGGTAGAGCATCAAGTTATCATTGATCTTGTGTCGAAGTCCTATCTGCAAACACACAACACAATTAGTGAAAGCTGAATAGTCAATCAGAATAACGAAATTGATAATTTACGGTATTTTACTCACTTCTGCAGCACCAAAAGAGTATCCATACATCTCACTGATCCATCCTTTCCCATATATGTCTCCGGTTATGTTTGTTGCCCAGTGTTCCTTATCTTCCCGTACTTCTTCCGTTTTGGAAAGCCACAGCGGGGCGAATTTTCGCAGGTCGCTTATATGATAGGCCAAAAGCCCGCCAACTTTGTCACACAGCTCCGGGTTTTTGGTGTGCAGTTTAGCCAAAATATTGTCACAACCTTTCAAGTACCTGGAGAATTATTTTTCCATATATAGCAAGTTTCAATCATGAACTATAAAATGAAATACCAAACATCGCGCACGCGCGCACATGTATGAAACAAGTAAGAAATTATTGAATACCCATAATATGCTGCAACAGGTTTTCCTTTCTCGGCACCAAGTTCCCAAGGTAAAATTGGGCCACGGATAATCATATCTGCGTCTAGAATGAGAACCCAATCAACATTTATTGCATCCTTACTATGTTTAAGCCAGTGTACTACCCCAGCAGGTTTGTTTATTGCAGGGTACCTGCATAGATGACAGAAAATTCCTTCATTTTGCAATCTCGAGAAAACAAATCTATATAAAAAAGAGTCATTATTTAAATACTAGGACTCAGAGTCAGAGTAGTCAAGATCGAGTGTTGGATCGTAAGATCGTGCTAAGAATGCTTGAGTGCTACGAATAGAGAAATATCGCTTTCGTCGTCGGCATGGTCAAGATTGAGCTTTTTGAAGCAAGATCATTAAAAAAACGTGTTGGGTCTTTTTTTGGGgcatgtattatgattttcatgttTTGTGTATGTATGTGTATATATAAAAGTATGAAATTACCATTTTTCCCCTCAGTAAGATCTTGCGTGTTGTGCTAATGATCCGAGTTTTACGATTTTTCACAAGCCGACCGATCCTACTAAAGATCTCGTACTTGACTACATTGCTCAAAGCTATCCTATTTATCGTAATTACCCTATTTACATTATACTCCTTACCTAACAATTGAATCACACAATCTAGATCAAATATCGCATAAATAGTTTCATCACTGCCACTTAAACCCAACAACATTTGCACATACAGTTTCAAGAATTAACAAACGCTAACCCTCCAGCATGCCTAGGAAGAACAACAATACTAGCTACTAAAAATAACtacacacacaaacaaaaacacatCAAGCAAACTTCAAGAGTAATTAAAACAAACCACCAAAGTCAACCACATTTATGAATAATGAACTTCATTTAAGATCAAAATCAGACCGATCAGAGAAAACCGGAACTCGAATTTTAGCTGAAACAATAGTCAAACACTTATTAATCAGACTTTACTTACCTCTAGACATAGTTTTGGATTACCAAGGTCCCTTCCCTTAGGAAAGAGGGATTAAGACAAAAAGTCAACCACATTAACATCACTTCACGATTAaccacacaagccaatctacatttCATAATCCATATTCCAAAACATTCCTAAAAACAATTCCCAATAATAGTAGTGTCAACATCTATAAAACACCAACACATACACCAGTCACGACACATACATCTACGCCTATAAAACATTATGCACAGACACAACACAGACAGCTACGCCTATAAAACATTGTGCAGGTAACTGACCCATGTCAAACATCAGACACGTTTTTCATCTGAACTATCAGTGCTAGATAGATTAGCATCAGTAATTCAATATTAGTATCTTACCAATCACCAGTTTTGGGATGTCTACTCATAGAAGGAACCTCAAAAGTAGGAGCCAAATGCATCCCCTTATAATTCTTCTTCTCTTCATCAGTACAACTAAGAAGACGTGTAATAGGCCCAGGTTGTTTAGCTTTCCTATAACTATTCATCAGCCCAACCGTTTGCCAATCAAAGTAATTATGACATTCAACAGAAAACAGTGTGTGTACCCTCCAAGACACCTTCCTTGCCCCTTTTGTAACATCAATACCCAACATCATTAACaacatcaaaatcaaaactttCTTCATTGTAGCTCGATTTCAAGGATAGATGCAAAATGGGTGTCGCTTCAAAGATCGGAATTTTACTTCATGGTGTTGTTTGATCTACATCGACATGCATAAGAAGTAGTTGTTTTGTTGAGTCAAAATTTGGGGGTTTTGTGAAAGATAGTTTATTGGGTgatagaagaagaagatgatgatgatttatTGTAAAAAATTGAATTCAATGAACTGTgagtttaataattaataataattgtaattattattatcatgATTATGATCTGAATCTTGAAATTGGGAGTGTAGAGTTGGTAATGGTAGTGTCGTGTATAATCTTCAACGCTTTGGAATTTTCTGTCCCTTCTTATTACgagcccgtttgttttggctttttttaaaaataa harbors:
- the LOC131624367 gene encoding pentatricopeptide repeat-containing protein At4g11690-like, translating into MLLGFLLLCTVQNATYTYLYARGDSITDKRNMSPSHEALVLIQKMVKVPPEKAFSFFISSTCQSFQHTSQSVSFILNHLLSSGMQSQAQSVLVRIISGQISSSMFSTSGLMDQLTQTHFTSSSTCRLLYESIVNAYVHSQSPDEALHFLHQMIHMGHAPISNTFNNLLNLLIRSNCFAKAWLVFNELKNKVVLDVYSFGIMIKGCCEAGDLMKSFQLLAMMEVMGLSPNVVIYTTLIDGCCKNGDVHLAKKLFCKMERLDLVANQHTYSVLINGFFKQGLQKEGFQMYENMKQSGIVPNVYTYSCVIGEYCNDGNIDKAFNVFEEMREKGIACSIMTYNLLINGLCQTKKLGEAVKLVYRVSRIGLSPNIFTYNTLIKGYCDVGKIDTAVRLYNELKSNGLSPTVVTYNTLIAGYSKVGNLAGALNVVKEMEERNIPPTKVTYTILLNGFVRINHMEKAFEIHSLMGKSGLVSDVYTYGVLMHGLCMNGSMKEASKLFKSLDEVKLEPSSVMYDIMIHGYCKEGSSYRALRLIKEMIGKGMVPNVASFCSTIGLLCKDEKLKEAEIVLQHMVNLGLKPSISLYNMVHKDKSDALDVDLESVI
- the LOC131624368 gene encoding peptidyl serine alpha-galactosyltransferase-like produces the protein MKKVLILMLLMMLGIDVTKGARKVSWRVHTLFSVECHNYFDWQTVGLMNSYRKAKQPGPITRLLSCTDEEKKNYKGMHLAPTFEVPSMSRHPKTGDWYPAINKPAGVVHWLKHSKDAINVDWVLILDADMIIRGPILPWELGAEKGKPVAAYYGYLKGCDNILAKLHTKNPELCDKVGGLLAYHISDLRKFAPLWLSKTEEVREDKEHWATNITGDIYGKGWISEMYGYSFGAAEIGLRHKINDNLMLYPGYIPQEGIEPVLLHYGLPFSVGNWSFNKLAHHDDGIVYECNRLFPEPPYPKELLQLELDANRRRGLFISIECINTINEGLVLLHGANGCPKPAWSKYLSFLKSKSFAELTKPKYVTPATLKMMDEQIVKAPVDHDDGKPHPKIHTLFSTECTKYFDWQTVGFMHSFRLSGQPGNVTRLLSCSDEDLRNYKGHDLAPTHYVPSMNRHPLTGDWYPAINKPAAVLHWLNHVKIDAEYIVILDADMILRGPITPWEFKASRGHPVSTPYDYLIGCDNELAKLHTSHPEACDKVGGVIIMHIDDLRKFAMLWLHKTEEVRADRAHYARNITGDIYESGWISEMYGYSFGAAELKLKHTISSEILIYPGYVPALNVKYRVFHYGLRFSVGNWSFDKAEWREVDMVNRCWAKFPDPPDPSTVDQANNENFRRDMLSIECGKTLNEALEIHHKKKCPTADSLLITKGDEKTEESGTSSETGNTDASIVSKTNLVSSTNHSEELASVQKDEIPSSFRFWVVFLWAFSGFGFLVVVYVVFSGHRRGRTRMKHHNRRRRSSNSAFMDISGRDRHGRDVDL